tAGGGGTCAGTTTAATTTGCTGAACTATAAGTAGTGATATAAAATCTTCTggcaaataattaaaatgtggattgtaataaaatacctatgtttaataataagtgaggtataatattgttatacaatgtGAATATCATTgagaatatattgtaatatataccaACTTATTGGCAATATATGCGGATGCTTATAATTTTACTGGACCATTGATTTTAAGGTCAACCACGTACTATAAAAGCtatactttaaaacaaattattatttacctacccTAGTTTTGCCCATAATTAATGGAAATGTAATACTTGAACATCCTTCAGCAGTAATACCCAATCTGTGAAAAGGACATGAAAATGTCGCCTAAAATTgaacaatgttttttaaaaatctaacactaattatataattgacTTACTGTTTTAGTTGCATAAACAAGATCGCACAGTCCTAACGTAGTACACGCAATGCCAACTGCTGGACCATTCACTAATGCAACTAATAGCTTTGGATAATCTATGAACGCTCTTACAAAGTTTCTGTTGATGtaatcacatattttaatagctaataagtattaataaaaaaataagtatggttacatatgtgaaatatttatttaccgtGTTGCAATCAAACGATCTTCAATATCTTTAACAGAACTATCAAATAAGTCTGTACCACTACTATAGGCTTTTCCTACACCAGTTAATATAGTAAGGAAAACAGAATCATTTTTAGCCCCTTCTACGAGAGCTTTAGTCACTTCATTGTAGCACTGTACATTTTTACAaagttaatattgaataagtaatataagtttcaggtaaaataaataaaatattatgcactctAAGTTTTACACATAATTACCTGAAATGATATGGCATTTAGTTTA
The Metopolophium dirhodum isolate CAU chromosome 7, ASM1992520v1, whole genome shotgun sequence DNA segment above includes these coding regions:
- the LOC132949228 gene encoding enoyl-CoA delta isomerase 2-like, producing MSTILVIYEGSVQIISFNRPNKLNAISFQCYNEVTKALVEGAKNDSVFLTILTGVGKAYSSGTDLFDSSVKDIEDRLIATRNFVRAFIDYPKLLVALVNGPAVGIACTTLGLCDLVYATKTATFSCPFHRLGITAEGCSSITFPLIMGKTRATEFLYSGKTLNAIDAQKIGLVNEIINDGINGRNQLIKKITTEIALYKLPIVYTKSMMLNGVISKDELHKANDREIERLIERFNSDDFQNSIANYFKQRMLKNKL